From one Ochrobactrum vermis genomic stretch:
- a CDS encoding DUF1956 domain-containing protein, translating into MSTTKYTRQEPPTPSVDQTRAALIHAALQLFGSKGFDATSTREIAGLARANIGSIAYHFGNKEGLRLAAADYIVETIQGIAGQALGHYAAINAPAETQETARQQLGMALERMTHFIVAQPQSGEIVQFLLRELAHPTAALDRIYSGVFEPTHKRLCAIWEVATGEPAESENTRLIIFTLLGQVVYFRIGREAVKRRMGWSTMGADEAAAVAAIARQNLMAILAAKDAAKSGEVAL; encoded by the coding sequence ATGAGCACAACGAAATATACCCGGCAGGAGCCGCCGACGCCTTCGGTCGACCAGACGCGGGCAGCGCTTATCCATGCGGCCTTGCAACTGTTTGGCTCGAAGGGTTTCGACGCTACATCGACGCGCGAGATTGCGGGTCTGGCCAGGGCAAATATCGGTTCCATCGCCTATCATTTCGGTAACAAGGAAGGGCTGCGACTGGCAGCGGCAGACTATATTGTCGAAACGATACAGGGCATTGCCGGGCAGGCGCTCGGGCATTATGCGGCGATCAATGCGCCCGCCGAGACCCAGGAAACCGCTCGCCAGCAGCTTGGTATGGCGCTGGAGCGGATGACGCATTTCATCGTTGCGCAGCCGCAGTCCGGCGAGATCGTCCAGTTCCTTTTGCGCGAACTGGCGCATCCGACAGCGGCGCTCGACCGCATCTATTCCGGAGTTTTCGAGCCGACGCATAAAAGACTTTGCGCCATCTGGGAAGTCGCGACTGGCGAACCTGCCGAAAGCGAGAATACACGGCTTATCATTTTCACCTTGCTCGGGCAGGTCGTCTATTTCCGTATTGGTCGTGAAGCTGTGAAGCGGCGTATGGGCTGGTCCACGATGGGCGCGGACGAGGCGGCGGCGGTCGCTGCAATCGCGCGCCAGAATCTGATG
- a CDS encoding carnitine 3-dehydrogenase, with product MNSHPPKIACIGSGVIGSGWAARFLLNGFDVAVYDPSPDAKATTEHILDNARRALAALTTVRLPQEGKLTFSASLADAVTDAALIQESVPERLDLKLAVLAEIETACRDDALIASSTSGFLPSTLQAGLRYPERLLIAHPYNPVYLLPLVELVPGEKTTGSTIESASALYRQTGMEPVVLEKEIDAFVGDRLLEALWREALWLVHDGIATVEQIDDIIRYSFGLRWAQMGLFQTYRIAGGPAGMRHFLAQFGPALQWPWTKLTDVPELDESLINRIADQSDAQNEGLSIRDLERIRDENLVAIIRALAQQQNGKGWGAGALLNAYAARLDATVDRAEASSGPLRLLDARVIPEWIDYNGHMTEHRYLDIFGQATDRFLAHIGVDEAYLKSGHSYYTVETHIMHRGEAKAGDALHVETQLLSSDEKRAHVFHSLRRGETEIASAEQMLLHVDSKAGKAVAAKAPILAVLERLSHSHREIPTPIAVGRHVGSRG from the coding sequence ATGAACAGCCATCCTCCCAAGATTGCCTGCATCGGCAGCGGCGTCATCGGCAGCGGCTGGGCCGCACGCTTTCTCCTGAATGGTTTCGACGTGGCCGTTTACGATCCGTCGCCCGATGCAAAGGCGACGACAGAACATATTCTCGACAATGCGCGCCGGGCACTGGCGGCACTGACCACTGTGCGTCTTCCGCAGGAAGGCAAGCTGACCTTTTCCGCTTCGCTGGCCGACGCGGTCACAGACGCCGCGCTCATTCAGGAAAGCGTGCCCGAGCGCCTTGACCTGAAGCTTGCTGTACTGGCGGAGATTGAAACGGCTTGCAGGGATGATGCGCTGATCGCCTCTTCCACCTCCGGCTTTCTCCCAAGCACATTACAGGCGGGATTGCGGTATCCCGAGCGGCTTTTGATCGCGCATCCCTATAATCCCGTTTACCTGTTGCCGCTGGTGGAGCTCGTGCCGGGCGAGAAGACGACCGGTTCGACGATCGAGAGTGCTTCCGCGCTCTATCGCCAGACCGGGATGGAGCCGGTCGTGCTCGAAAAGGAAATCGACGCATTTGTCGGTGATCGCCTTCTGGAAGCACTGTGGCGCGAGGCATTGTGGCTGGTGCATGACGGTATCGCCACTGTCGAGCAGATTGACGATATCATCCGCTATTCGTTTGGGCTTCGCTGGGCTCAGATGGGATTGTTCCAGACCTATCGCATCGCTGGCGGTCCCGCCGGTATGCGGCATTTCCTCGCCCAGTTCGGGCCCGCTCTGCAATGGCCTTGGACGAAACTGACGGATGTGCCTGAGCTTGATGAAAGCCTGATCAACCGCATTGCGGACCAGTCAGACGCGCAGAATGAAGGGCTTTCAATTCGCGACCTGGAGAGAATTCGCGATGAAAATCTGGTCGCGATCATCCGCGCTCTTGCGCAACAGCAAAACGGCAAGGGTTGGGGTGCAGGCGCTCTTCTCAATGCCTATGCCGCGCGGCTTGACGCGACTGTCGATCGCGCCGAGGCGAGTTCCGGCCCATTGCGCCTTCTGGACGCGCGCGTGATCCCGGAGTGGATCGACTATAATGGGCATATGACCGAGCATCGTTATCTCGATATATTCGGGCAGGCGACGGACAGGTTTCTGGCGCATATCGGCGTGGATGAGGCCTATCTGAAATCCGGCCACAGCTATTATACGGTCGAAACCCATATCATGCATCGCGGGGAAGCGAAGGCAGGCGATGCGCTTCATGTCGAAACGCAATTGCTCTCGTCTGACGAGAAACGCGCGCATGTCTTTCATAGTCTCAGACGCGGCGAGACGGAGATTGCCAGCGCTGAACAGATGCTGCTGCATGTCGACAGCAAGGCAGGCAAGGCGGTTGCCGCAAAGGCCCCAATTCTTGCCGTACTGGAACGCCTTTCGCATTCGCATCGCGAGATTCCGACACCAATAGCCGTTGGGCGTCATGTCGGGAGCCGAGGCTGA
- a CDS encoding 3-keto-5-aminohexanoate cleavage protein produces the protein MPLKPAREIFITAAVTGAGATTHRSNKVPITPRQIADAAIESAEAGAAVAHIHVRDPQTGEPSRKLELFREVVNHIRSSGVDIVLNLTAGVGGDLVFGSPEAPLPPDAAKTDMAGATERLAHIAELLPEICTLDCGTMNFGEGDYVMTNTPAMLKEMAGQIQRLGVRPEIEIFDTGHLPLAQWLQQQGLLDDPVLVQLCMGIPWGAPDDLATLISILHNLPDNWIFSAFSIGRNQLPYAALAVLAGGNIRVGLEDNIWLDKGVLASNGDLVERAKAIAVNMGTKVLTPAEVREKLKLTKRW, from the coding sequence ATGCCTTTAAAGCCCGCTCGCGAAATATTCATCACGGCAGCCGTCACCGGGGCCGGCGCCACCACGCATCGCTCGAACAAGGTGCCGATCACGCCGCGCCAGATTGCGGATGCGGCCATCGAAAGTGCCGAGGCAGGTGCCGCTGTCGCGCATATTCATGTTCGCGATCCGCAAACCGGTGAGCCGTCGCGCAAGCTGGAGCTCTTTCGTGAGGTAGTGAATCATATCCGGTCGTCGGGTGTCGATATCGTGCTGAACCTGACAGCAGGCGTTGGCGGCGATCTGGTTTTCGGCTCGCCAGAAGCTCCGCTGCCGCCCGATGCCGCCAAGACCGATATGGCTGGAGCGACGGAACGGCTTGCCCATATTGCGGAATTGCTGCCGGAAATCTGCACGCTCGATTGCGGAACGATGAATTTCGGCGAAGGCGATTACGTGATGACAAACACGCCCGCCATGCTGAAAGAAATGGCCGGGCAGATACAGCGGCTCGGCGTGCGCCCGGAGATCGAGATTTTTGATACCGGTCATCTGCCGCTTGCCCAGTGGCTGCAGCAGCAGGGCCTGCTCGACGATCCGGTTCTGGTGCAACTGTGCATGGGTATCCCATGGGGCGCGCCCGACGATCTGGCGACGCTGATTTCCATCCTCCACAACCTGCCGGATAACTGGATTTTCTCGGCGTTTTCCATCGGTCGCAATCAGTTGCCCTATGCGGCTCTAGCGGTACTCGCAGGCGGCAACATCCGCGTGGGTCTGGAAGACAATATCTGGCTCGACAAGGGTGTTCTGGCATCGAACGGCGATCTGGTCGAGCGCGCCAAAGCCATTGCCGTCAATATGGGAACAAAAGTTCTGACGCCCGCCGAAGTCCGCGAAAAACTCAAGCTTACAAAGCGTTGGTGA
- a CDS encoding GlxA family transcriptional regulator — protein MIFEPSDEELSVTLLVLPDCSLMSLAATLDPMRGANRVTGRSLYRWRVVSPDGSDPVTSSGLKVAANGRFEAGAQDILIIVSAFHALEHATPKLLAMLRQAAKQSKLVVGVEAGSWVLAKAGLLNRRKATTHWEDMEAFSQRFPEIEMQSDRWVRDGAFLTTGGAAPALDMMLALIRARHGYSIALDVASLYIYDEVKQASDAQPLVSLGRLLNREPRLAEAIKIMETHIDRPIPVTGIARRLGLSTRSLELLFANVIGQSPGNYYLSLRLKAARRLILDTHLSMADTAEQTGFSSISSLSRAFKRHFGQSPSKLRQ, from the coding sequence ATGATCTTTGAACCATCCGACGAAGAACTAAGCGTTACCCTGCTTGTCCTGCCGGATTGTTCACTCATGTCGCTGGCCGCGACGCTCGACCCGATGCGCGGCGCCAACCGCGTCACCGGTCGCTCTCTCTATCGCTGGCGAGTGGTTTCCCCGGATGGCAGCGACCCCGTCACATCCAGCGGGCTCAAAGTTGCGGCCAATGGCCGTTTCGAAGCTGGCGCGCAGGACATTCTCATTATCGTCAGCGCGTTTCATGCCCTGGAACACGCCACTCCAAAACTACTCGCCATGCTGCGACAGGCGGCCAAACAATCGAAACTCGTTGTGGGCGTGGAAGCCGGATCATGGGTTTTGGCAAAAGCCGGGCTGCTCAACAGACGTAAGGCAACCACACACTGGGAGGACATGGAAGCATTTTCACAGCGCTTCCCGGAAATCGAAATGCAATCGGACCGCTGGGTACGGGACGGAGCTTTTCTGACGACTGGCGGTGCCGCCCCCGCGCTCGACATGATGCTGGCGCTCATTCGCGCCCGCCACGGCTATTCCATCGCGCTGGATGTGGCGAGCCTCTATATCTACGATGAGGTGAAACAGGCTTCCGACGCGCAGCCGCTGGTTTCTCTTGGCCGGTTACTCAACCGCGAGCCGCGACTGGCCGAGGCCATAAAGATCATGGAAACCCATATCGACCGCCCGATTCCCGTGACGGGCATCGCCCGCAGGCTTGGCTTGTCGACGCGCAGTCTCGAATTGCTGTTTGCCAATGTGATCGGGCAGTCACCGGGCAATTACTATCTGTCGCTCCGGCTGAAAGCGGCCCGGCGGCTGATCCTCGATACGCATCTTTCCATGGCGGATACAGCGGAACAGACCGGCTTTTCGTCGATCAGTTCGCTGTCGCGCGCCTTCAAGCGGCATTTCGGCCAGTCGCCGAGCAAGTTGCGGCAGTAA
- the choX gene encoding choline ABC transporter substrate-binding protein — translation MKRLFLLFAASVASLTGVQARAAESETCKAPKFSDVGWTDITATTALASLVLEKAGYQPQTTILSVPVTFQSLENGQIDIFLGNWMPLQEEARKPYLEGKKIEQAGINLEGAKIGLAATGKDLGIKNYADIAKFKDQLGGKIYGIEAGSSANATIQSMVEQDKFGLKDFQLAESSEQAMLSQVQNAVRKEEPVVFFAWTPHPMNIRYKLTYLENGDNLFGPDDGAATVETLTRKGYATDCPNVSRFLSNLKFNTAMESTMMNMILNDGMEAKDAVTKWIKENPAQLDAWLDGVTTFDGKPALAEVKSELGL, via the coding sequence ATGAAACGCCTATTTCTTTTGTTTGCAGCAAGTGTTGCTAGCCTTACCGGCGTGCAGGCGCGTGCCGCTGAAAGCGAAACTTGCAAGGCACCAAAATTTTCCGATGTCGGCTGGACCGATATCACCGCAACGACGGCGCTTGCGTCATTGGTGCTTGAAAAAGCCGGATATCAGCCGCAAACGACCATTCTTTCCGTGCCCGTTACCTTCCAGTCGCTGGAAAACGGACAGATCGATATTTTTCTCGGTAACTGGATGCCACTTCAGGAAGAAGCGCGCAAACCCTATCTTGAGGGAAAGAAGATCGAGCAGGCCGGGATTAATCTCGAAGGCGCAAAGATTGGCCTTGCTGCGACGGGCAAGGATCTTGGCATCAAGAATTATGCCGATATCGCAAAGTTCAAGGACCAGCTCGGCGGCAAGATTTATGGCATCGAGGCTGGTAGTAGCGCCAATGCCACGATCCAGTCGATGGTCGAGCAGGACAAGTTCGGCCTGAAGGATTTCCAGCTCGCGGAATCGAGCGAGCAGGCTATGCTCTCGCAGGTCCAGAATGCGGTGCGCAAGGAGGAGCCGGTCGTGTTCTTCGCCTGGACGCCGCATCCAATGAATATTCGCTACAAGCTCACCTATCTCGAAAATGGCGACAATCTGTTTGGCCCGGATGACGGTGCTGCAACCGTCGAAACATTGACCCGCAAGGGCTATGCAACGGACTGCCCCAATGTCTCGCGCTTTCTGTCGAACCTGAAGTTCAACACGGCGATGGAAAGCACGATGATGAATATGATCCTGAATGACGGCATGGAAGCGAAAGACGCTGTCACGAAATGGATCAAGGAGAATCCGGCGCAACTGGATGCATGGCTGGACGGTGTGACAACGTTCGACGGCAAGCCAGCGCTTGCAGAAGTGAAGTCGGAGCTGGGGCTCTAA
- a CDS encoding (R)-mandelonitrile lyase, with product MDIKRNGADASGKGPADWFTGNVRIDPLFSPNNARRAAAAAVTFEPGARTAWHTHPLGQTLIVTAGLGLVQREGGPIEEIRPGDVVWFEPGEKHWHGASASNAMTHIAIQEQLDGKVVDWMEHVSDVQYGGGK from the coding sequence ATGGATATCAAGCGAAACGGAGCCGACGCTTCGGGCAAAGGTCCAGCCGACTGGTTTACGGGCAATGTCCGTATCGATCCGCTGTTCTCCCCCAACAATGCCCGGCGGGCTGCGGCTGCGGCTGTGACCTTCGAGCCGGGTGCCCGCACCGCCTGGCACACGCATCCGCTTGGCCAGACCCTGATCGTGACAGCCGGTCTCGGCCTTGTGCAACGCGAAGGTGGGCCGATTGAGGAAATCCGGCCCGGCGATGTGGTCTGGTTCGAGCCGGGCGAAAAACATTGGCACGGTGCATCCGCCAGCAATGCCATGACCCACATCGCCATTCAGGAACAGCTCGACGGCAAGGTCGTTGACTGGATGGAGCATGTCAGCGACGTGCAGTATGGCGGCGGAAAGTAA
- a CDS encoding glycerol-3-phosphate dehydrogenase/oxidase, translating into MNDFVGNAGMKSRIGQLESEGVDVLILGAGINGAGLYRDLSEQGVSCLIVDKADFGSGTSAAPSRLIHGGLKYLETGEFGLVAQSTLERNLLLKNAPHNVEPLPTFIPVFSWTKGIPAALRTLFGSTTAPRSRGAVLIKIGLALYDYFGARERVMPHHRFLLKETATKEMPYITPSIVAGGIYHDAKVSQPERLVYELVSDGLRANPKSAAANFTTLVYAEDGVVGFEGPDGAKFAVRPKLIINAAGPWIDRVNAALGKPTKMIGGTKGSHILVDHPELVKSLNGRMIYFEADDGRICLVYDYHGLALVGSTDIPSDDPDNVRCDDHETDYFIDSLRSLLPKLKFDRSQIVYTYSGIRPLPASNASEPGLISRDHSAPVIEPDSSRPFAIISLVGGKWTTFRGFAEEVADKVLGRFGQARRVSTRNLAIGGGRDYPADDRARKAWVTRYATETKLSAARVETLLKRYGTTALAIIREEAGATVTMLPETDTFSETEIAWIARNELVVHLADVVLRRTTLAIDGALTTGNLAAIADSLAQELGWDDARKQQEIEAVNTELEKRHNVILQRNPAKRR; encoded by the coding sequence ATGAATGATTTCGTAGGCAATGCCGGAATGAAAAGCCGCATCGGACAATTGGAGTCCGAGGGCGTGGACGTGCTCATCCTCGGCGCGGGTATCAATGGTGCGGGGCTTTATCGTGATCTGAGCGAACAGGGCGTGAGCTGCCTTATCGTGGACAAGGCGGATTTCGGTTCCGGCACAAGTGCGGCTCCGTCGCGGCTTATTCACGGTGGTCTGAAATATCTGGAAACCGGCGAGTTCGGCCTCGTGGCCCAGTCAACGCTGGAACGCAATCTTCTCTTGAAGAATGCGCCTCACAATGTCGAACCGCTGCCGACTTTCATTCCGGTCTTTTCGTGGACAAAGGGTATTCCTGCGGCGCTCCGTACTCTGTTCGGATCAACGACCGCGCCACGCAGTCGTGGTGCTGTGCTCATCAAGATCGGTCTGGCGCTTTACGATTATTTTGGCGCGCGTGAGCGCGTCATGCCGCACCACCGTTTTCTGCTGAAGGAGACGGCGACGAAGGAAATGCCTTATATCACGCCGTCGATTGTGGCAGGCGGCATCTATCACGACGCGAAGGTCAGCCAGCCGGAACGTCTGGTCTATGAGCTTGTCAGCGACGGGCTGCGGGCCAATCCGAAAAGCGCTGCGGCCAATTTTACGACACTTGTTTACGCTGAAGACGGCGTTGTCGGTTTCGAGGGGCCGGACGGTGCGAAATTCGCGGTCAGGCCGAAGCTCATTATTAATGCTGCCGGACCATGGATCGACCGGGTCAATGCCGCGCTTGGCAAGCCGACCAAGATGATCGGCGGCACCAAGGGCTCGCATATTCTTGTCGATCATCCCGAGCTGGTGAAGAGCCTCAATGGACGGATGATCTATTTCGAGGCGGATGACGGACGTATCTGTCTTGTCTACGATTATCACGGTCTGGCGCTGGTGGGTTCCACCGACATTCCGTCGGATGATCCGGACAATGTGCGCTGCGACGATCATGAAACCGACTATTTCATCGACAGCCTGCGCTCGCTTTTGCCGAAGCTGAAATTCGATCGCAGCCAGATCGTCTATACCTATAGCGGCATCCGTCCGCTCCCGGCCTCCAATGCTTCCGAACCGGGCTTGATCAGCCGCGATCATTCCGCACCTGTGATCGAGCCGGATAGCAGCCGGCCATTTGCAATCATTTCACTTGTTGGCGGCAAATGGACCACGTTTCGCGGCTTTGCCGAGGAAGTGGCCGACAAGGTTCTTGGGCGTTTCGGTCAGGCCCGGCGGGTGTCAACGCGTAACCTCGCCATCGGCGGTGGCAGGGATTATCCCGCCGATGATCGCGCCCGCAAGGCATGGGTGACGAGGTACGCCACGGAAACAAAGTTGTCTGCCGCACGGGTCGAGACCTTGCTGAAGCGCTACGGCACCACGGCCTTGGCGATCATCCGCGAGGAAGCAGGCGCAACGGTCACCATGCTGCCGGAAACCGACACGTTCAGCGAGACGGAAATCGCATGGATTGCACGCAACGAGCTTGTCGTGCATCTGGCGGATGTCGTTCTGCGGCGCACCACGCTGGCAATCGACGGGGCGCTGACGACCGGCAATCTTGCTGCAATCGCTGATAGTCTGGCACAGGAACTGGGCTGGGACGACGCACGCAAGCAGCAGGAAATCGAAGCGGTCAACACAGAGCTTGAGAAACGGCATAACGTGATTTTGCAGCGCAACCCTGCCAAAAGGCGCTGA
- a CDS encoding FGGY-family carbohydrate kinase, whose translation MPSLLGIDSGLTVTKAVLFDIDGTTLAVARRRVAQSFPRARHVERDMDEFWDATAEAIAEAIARSGRPASDILAIATTAHGDGIYMLDKDRRQLGAGILSLDSRAGDIAERWVNSPVAEQAIAITGQLPHASAPSAILAWVKENEPDRYRRIAHVIACKDWLRFCLTGDVGTDRTEASTSFTDVNTQDYSKEALALFGLEALWDALPPMSRSDEIVGSVSAECAQRTGLVAGTPVVGGLHDVTASALGVGGLGIGTVAVVAGTYSINETLSSEPHVDKSWFCRNGIAPGEWNNMSISPASTANYDWFLDKLCPAERREAEETGRSIHDMLRPEVDAALAKPSTALFHPYLFGSPYGAMASGAFFGLRGWQDRGDMLRAIWEGIAFNHRIHVDHLKDGFAISAARLTGGVSRSPAFAQMFANVLGMPVTVTDTDEAAAWGAALCAGKGAGVFADVYSDPRDLDAIGRTYEPDAGRSALYEKRYALFKEIASALGPIWPKIEALTD comes from the coding sequence ATGCCCTCTCTGCTCGGAATCGACAGCGGACTGACCGTTACCAAAGCCGTATTGTTCGATATTGACGGAACCACCCTTGCCGTTGCGCGCCGCCGCGTGGCGCAATCCTTTCCGCGCGCGCGCCACGTCGAACGCGACATGGATGAATTCTGGGATGCGACGGCGGAGGCCATCGCCGAAGCGATTGCCAGAAGCGGGCGACCTGCTTCCGACATTCTGGCCATCGCCACCACCGCCCATGGCGATGGGATCTACATGCTCGACAAGGACCGCCGACAGCTCGGAGCAGGCATATTGTCGCTCGACAGCCGTGCCGGTGATATTGCGGAGCGCTGGGTCAATAGCCCCGTTGCAGAGCAGGCCATCGCTATCACCGGTCAGTTGCCCCATGCGTCGGCTCCATCCGCCATTCTGGCATGGGTGAAGGAAAACGAACCGGACCGCTATCGCCGCATCGCGCATGTGATTGCCTGCAAGGACTGGCTGCGCTTCTGTCTCACCGGCGACGTCGGCACGGATCGCACCGAAGCTTCGACCTCCTTTACCGACGTGAACACGCAGGATTATTCGAAAGAGGCGCTCGCCCTTTTCGGACTGGAAGCTCTTTGGGATGCGTTGCCGCCCATGTCGCGTTCCGATGAAATCGTCGGCAGCGTTTCTGCCGAGTGCGCGCAACGCACAGGTCTGGTCGCCGGAACGCCGGTCGTCGGTGGCCTTCATGACGTGACCGCCTCGGCGCTCGGCGTCGGTGGGCTTGGCATTGGGACCGTTGCCGTGGTTGCCGGAACCTATTCGATCAACGAAACGCTGTCGTCCGAACCGCATGTCGATAAAAGCTGGTTCTGCCGCAACGGCATTGCGCCGGGCGAATGGAACAACATGTCGATCTCGCCTGCCTCGACAGCCAATTATGATTGGTTCCTCGACAAGCTCTGCCCGGCAGAGCGGCGCGAGGCGGAAGAAACGGGGCGCTCGATCCACGACATGCTGCGCCCTGAAGTCGATGCAGCTCTGGCTAAACCTTCCACGGCGCTGTTTCACCCCTATCTCTTCGGTTCGCCCTATGGGGCGATGGCAAGCGGCGCTTTCTTCGGCTTGCGCGGCTGGCAGGACCGGGGCGACATGTTGCGCGCGATATGGGAAGGCATTGCCTTCAATCATCGCATCCATGTCGACCACCTGAAGGATGGTTTCGCGATCTCTGCAGCACGTCTCACCGGCGGCGTATCGCGCAGCCCGGCTTTCGCGCAGATGTTCGCCAATGTTCTCGGCATGCCCGTTACCGTCACGGATACGGACGAGGCCGCAGCTTGGGGCGCCGCCCTTTGTGCTGGCAAGGGCGCTGGTGTTTTCGCCGATGTCTATAGCGATCCGCGCGATCTCGACGCCATCGGCCGCACTTATGAACCGGATGCCGGGCGAAGCGCGCTCTATGAAAAGCGTTATGCGCTGTTCAAGGAAATCGCCTCGGCGCTTGGGCCGATCTGGCCGAAGATCGAAGCGCTCACGGATTGA